A stretch of Lactiplantibacillus brownii DNA encodes these proteins:
- the trxA gene encoding thioredoxin: MIEPVNGTEFETVADGTDLTVVDFWADWCGPCKMQTPALEALDEDYDGKIKFASLDVDANKAIAEHFEIMSIPALVIFKHGQPAEKVVGFHPQAALKKYLDQKLAEVTAD; the protein is encoded by the coding sequence ATGATTGAACCAGTCAATGGGACCGAGTTTGAGACGGTCGCTGATGGGACTGACTTAACGGTGGTTGATTTTTGGGCAGATTGGTGTGGCCCGTGCAAGATGCAGACACCAGCACTGGAAGCTTTGGACGAAGACTATGATGGCAAAATTAAGTTTGCATCATTGGACGTTGATGCTAACAAAGCCATTGCGGAACACTTTGAAATTATGAGTATTCCGGCTTTGGTGATCTTTAAGCATGGTCAGCCCGCTGAAAAAGTCGTTGGGTTTCATCCCCAAGCAGCATTAAAAAAATATTTGGATCAGAAGTTGGCAGAAGTAACGGCTGACTGA
- a CDS encoding PTS sugar transporter subunit IIA: MEALDKKMIALNQQVATQAEGIRLAGQLLVDGGCVEPEYIDAMQARNQDVSVYMGNFIAIPHGTEDGMKYIKKTGISVVQVPMGVSWGDPENDDDDKTVTVIFGIAGLNGEHLNLLSQIAIYCSDVANVAKLADAQSEDEIINLLKEVD; the protein is encoded by the coding sequence ATGGAAGCTTTAGATAAAAAAATGATTGCGCTGAACCAACAAGTCGCAACGCAAGCAGAAGGCATCCGCTTAGCCGGTCAGTTATTGGTCGATGGCGGTTGTGTCGAACCGGAATACATTGATGCGATGCAAGCACGTAACCAAGATGTTTCCGTTTATATGGGTAATTTTATTGCCATCCCTCATGGTACTGAAGATGGCATGAAGTATATTAAGAAGACTGGTATCTCAGTCGTCCAAGTACCAATGGGTGTGAGCTGGGGTGATCCAGAAAATGATGATGACGATAAGACCGTTACTGTGATTTTCGGGATTGCTGGGTTGAATGGTGAACACTTGAATCTCTTGTCTCAGATTGCGATATACTGCAGCGACGTGGCAAACGTTGCCAAACTCGCGGACGCTCAATCTGAAGATGAAATTATTAATCTATTAAAGGAAGTTGATTAG
- a CDS encoding BglG family transcription antiterminator — protein MVKFTKRQDELLQLLLTNPTGLSMSQIETAINSSRRTIYREFSNLELVLANAKLQIINQEHHFQLSGTTADLADFQAQLSDSHGIAPAFDSQTRQNALACRILMANRSMKLKELALDFDVSIATISNDLGTLSAPFADYELSIERLKSRGIQVAGTESNIRSLFATILNNAINDYEFFKTIGKLQRGLEIAATDEQSYFLKQLSPAVLLHCYQAVRSLKKKYFSSVPDGQLQQLIITLATAVMRLQHGQQVTYLRGINRDDFLKYQRLALAILTQLPSEIKTQITGAEIDFIAQQIKGLTFRIDQESSLSNYDLQLTYRVKKLIDAVATNFDWSFGTDDQLLNNLTAHMQVALQRNGLPGPVPPSPELQAVRTQYPKLYAAVVRGFAATFPDQNFQIDELTYLLIHFASTYEQQLSHQTLKVLVLCPNGMTTARILKMRLARLLPEITTIEVARIGNLGQINLQQFDMILSTTQLPGFKLNYRAVSPLLLENEVSALREYIHQYFPSTQVNESQPAPQPVMTLDFDTVYQRMTIAKQILDRFMISPINNDAETMAETLVKITRHIDSKLIRDPLEVAGKLLHRIGLAPVGIPNTNLALVHTLSQQVTAPYCAIFELAAPIDFKSMDAQTIRLQRIVLMLGPADISDFENRLMGKLSALVIESQENTEAFMTGSRQQLYQLISSAFLNELTK, from the coding sequence ATGGTTAAGTTCACAAAACGTCAAGACGAATTATTACAACTATTGCTCACGAATCCAACTGGCTTGAGTATGAGTCAGATTGAAACCGCCATCAATAGTAGTCGTCGGACGATTTATCGCGAATTTAGTAACTTAGAATTAGTCTTAGCTAATGCGAAGTTACAGATTATCAATCAAGAACATCATTTTCAATTGAGTGGCACGACTGCTGATCTAGCAGACTTTCAAGCTCAATTGTCAGACAGTCATGGGATTGCGCCAGCGTTTGATTCGCAAACGCGGCAAAATGCCTTGGCTTGCCGGATCTTGATGGCTAATCGGTCCATGAAGCTTAAAGAATTGGCCTTGGATTTCGACGTGAGTATTGCGACGATTTCCAATGACCTAGGAACCTTGTCAGCACCGTTTGCCGATTATGAATTGTCGATTGAACGACTAAAATCACGTGGAATTCAAGTTGCGGGGACCGAAAGCAATATTCGTAGCCTTTTCGCAACGATCTTGAATAATGCAATCAACGATTATGAGTTCTTCAAGACGATTGGTAAATTGCAACGGGGGTTAGAAATTGCCGCAACGGACGAGCAATCATATTTCTTGAAGCAGTTAAGTCCGGCGGTGTTACTACACTGTTATCAAGCCGTGCGAAGCTTGAAGAAGAAGTACTTTTCCTCAGTTCCGGATGGTCAGCTCCAACAACTGATCATCACGCTGGCAACCGCGGTCATGCGGTTACAACATGGTCAACAAGTGACTTACTTGCGAGGGATTAACCGGGATGATTTTCTGAAATATCAACGGTTGGCGTTGGCAATTTTAACGCAACTCCCAAGTGAGATTAAGACCCAGATTACGGGGGCCGAGATTGATTTTATTGCGCAGCAGATCAAAGGGCTGACGTTCAGAATCGATCAGGAGTCTTCATTATCGAATTATGATTTACAGCTCACGTACCGCGTGAAAAAGTTAATTGACGCGGTCGCGACGAACTTTGACTGGTCGTTTGGCACGGATGATCAATTATTGAACAATTTGACGGCCCACATGCAAGTCGCGTTACAACGTAATGGCTTGCCGGGCCCCGTGCCACCGAGTCCAGAGTTGCAAGCGGTTCGGACGCAATATCCGAAACTGTATGCCGCTGTGGTGCGTGGCTTTGCGGCCACGTTTCCTGATCAGAACTTTCAAATCGATGAGTTAACGTATTTGTTGATTCATTTTGCCAGTACCTATGAGCAACAGTTGAGTCATCAGACTTTGAAAGTGTTAGTTTTATGTCCAAACGGTATGACGACTGCCCGTATTTTAAAGATGCGGCTGGCGCGGTTGTTGCCGGAGATTACCACGATTGAGGTCGCTCGGATCGGAAATCTTGGTCAGATTAACTTACAACAATTTGACATGATTCTTTCGACGACTCAGCTACCAGGTTTCAAATTAAACTATCGGGCGGTCAGCCCGTTGTTACTTGAAAATGAAGTCAGTGCCTTGCGCGAGTATATTCATCAGTACTTCCCTAGTACGCAAGTCAATGAATCGCAGCCGGCCCCCCAGCCGGTGATGACACTGGACTTTGACACGGTGTATCAGCGTATGACAATTGCCAAACAGATTTTGGATCGTTTTATGATTTCCCCAATCAACAATGATGCGGAGACGATGGCGGAAACGTTAGTCAAAATCACGCGTCATATTGATTCAAAGTTGATTCGCGACCCCCTAGAAGTCGCGGGTAAGTTGTTACACCGCATTGGTCTAGCCCCGGTTGGGATTCCTAATACCAACTTGGCGCTGGTTCATACCTTGAGTCAACAGGTGACCGCACCGTATTGCGCTATCTTTGAACTGGCAGCGCCAATCGATTTTAAAAGCATGGACGCGCAGACGATTCGTTTACAGCGGATCGTGTTGATGCTCGGTCCGGCCGACATTAGCGATTTTGAGAATCGGCTCATGGGTAAGTTGAGTGCGTTAGTCATCGAAAGTCAGGAAAATACCGAGGCTTTCATGACCGGCAGTCGCCAACAGCTCTATCAGTTAATTAGCAGTGCGTTTTTAAACGAACTAACGAAATAG
- a CDS encoding mannitol-1-phosphate 5-dehydrogenase, which produces MLDVHFGAGNIGRGFIGETLADNGFKITFVDVNETLIDELNKRNGYTIELAAEGQKHIEVHDVKGINNGKDPKAVAAEIASADMVTTAIGPKILKFIAPLIADGIKLRQTNNNTKPIDVIACENMIGGSQSLKKSVYEALNDDEKAFADQYIGFPNAAVDRIVPLQKHDDPLFVSVEPFKEWVIDKSQMKNPKIELKGVDYAEDLEPYIERKLFSVNTGHATVAYTGNMKGYKTIGEAVKDDSVVEQAKHVLAETGDLLIQKWGFDPEVHHAYQKKILSRFENPYISDDIERVGRTPIRKLGYDERFIRPIRELKERGRDYSALVDTAGMMFFFNYPNDSESVKLQQMLKDEPIDQVIRETTGLKDEDLIKEIKASYENHLAEK; this is translated from the coding sequence ATGTTAGACGTACATTTTGGTGCAGGTAATATTGGTCGGGGCTTCATTGGCGAAACTTTGGCTGACAATGGCTTTAAAATTACTTTCGTTGACGTTAACGAAACTTTGATCGATGAATTAAACAAACGCAATGGTTATACCATTGAATTGGCCGCTGAAGGTCAGAAACATATCGAAGTTCATGATGTCAAAGGAATCAACAATGGCAAGGACCCTAAAGCGGTCGCAGCAGAGATTGCAAGCGCTGACATGGTGACTACGGCCATTGGTCCTAAGATCTTAAAGTTCATTGCACCCTTAATTGCTGACGGGATTAAGTTACGTCAAACAAACAACAATACCAAGCCAATCGACGTGATTGCTTGTGAAAACATGATTGGCGGGAGCCAATCATTGAAGAAGTCAGTTTATGAAGCTTTAAATGATGACGAAAAAGCCTTTGCAGATCAATACATTGGTTTCCCTAACGCGGCCGTTGACCGGATTGTGCCATTACAAAAGCACGACGATCCATTGTTCGTTTCAGTGGAACCATTCAAGGAATGGGTCATTGACAAGTCACAAATGAAAAACCCTAAGATTGAACTCAAGGGTGTCGACTATGCGGAAGACTTGGAACCATATATCGAACGGAAGTTGTTCTCTGTTAACACTGGTCATGCAACGGTTGCCTATACTGGTAATATGAAGGGCTACAAGACCATCGGCGAAGCGGTCAAAGATGACAGTGTCGTTGAACAGGCTAAGCATGTCTTAGCTGAAACGGGTGACTTGCTCATTCAAAAGTGGGGCTTTGATCCTGAAGTTCACCACGCTTATCAAAAGAAGATTTTGAGCCGGTTTGAAAACCCTTATATCTCAGACGATATTGAACGGGTCGGTCGGACCCCTATCCGGAAGCTCGGCTATGACGAACGTTTCATTCGCCCAATCCGTGAATTGAAGGAACGTGGCCGTGATTACAGTGCCTTAGTTGACACTGCTGGTATGATGTTCTTCTTCAACTATCCTAATGATAGTGAAAGCGTTAAGTTACAACAAATGCTTAAAGATGAACCAATCGACCAAGTCATTCGTGAAACTACTGGCTTGAAGGATGAAGATTTGATCAAAGAAATCAAGGCTTCATACGAAAATCATTTAGCTGAAAAATAA
- a CDS encoding MerR family transcriptional regulator: MTTQTSQSDQTTKLVASVAADQLGIKAVTLRKYSTMIEKQLNNEDLFRSSGTSHRLYTAADLAAFKDAITLTEHGTTLAEALQQSFNQPQPKTTLVVEKTVTRQPTAAKKVVDTPPVTPNEPTNAELLKQQQIMIRRLDSLNQRLNQVLVKLDQQATPQPQHPWWQFWRY, from the coding sequence ATGACAACTCAAACGAGCCAATCAGATCAAACGACTAAACTAGTCGCTTCGGTCGCCGCAGATCAACTTGGTATCAAGGCTGTTACCTTGCGTAAGTACAGCACCATGATTGAAAAACAGCTCAATAATGAAGATCTATTTCGTAGCAGCGGGACCAGCCATCGCTTATACACCGCCGCAGATTTAGCCGCATTCAAGGATGCCATCACCTTAACCGAACACGGGACTACTCTGGCCGAAGCGTTACAACAAAGTTTCAATCAGCCACAACCCAAAACCACTTTGGTCGTTGAAAAAACCGTGACTCGGCAACCAACCGCCGCTAAAAAAGTTGTCGACACGCCACCGGTTACCCCCAATGAACCGACAAATGCCGAACTTCTGAAACAACAACAGATCATGATTCGCCGACTCGACTCACTTAATCAACGTTTGAACCAAGTCCTGGTTAAGTTAGACCAACAAGCCACCCCACAACCGCAACATCCGTGGTGGCAATTCTGGCGTTACTGA